A single genomic interval of Antechinus flavipes isolate AdamAnt ecotype Samford, QLD, Australia chromosome 1, AdamAnt_v2, whole genome shotgun sequence harbors:
- the ABCA7 gene encoding phospholipid-transporting ATPase ABCA7 isoform X9, whose amino-acid sequence MAFCTQLMLLLWKNFTYRRRKPVQLVIELLWPLFLFLILVAVRQSHPPFEHHECHFPNKPLPSAGMLPWFQGILCNMNNPCYRYPTPGETPGILNNFNESLISRLLADAQLVLSSPNTRRTLRSFRKLLPSLQPLQGSALPLRSYLLPGETFSKFLQENTSLPPALAEELLDTQLSLQGLPPALPLPDLVCNASLLGTWLRASDTLQEGLCALPPAELRALGASFLSQADPERLLAALRANQRQLSPKAVATFLEAWEATSRELSTLPGLAELRAELRRAPGPGGPLEGISRVLCGKSRDQGAEIPSLNWYEDNDLKMVLGQGRGRSSSPLDNSTSSFCQSLIESMEAHPISRLLWWRLKPLVLGKILYTPDTPFTQRVMAEVNQTFRQLALLKELYGLWMELAPQITSFMNNSSEVELLKRLLQMPSWEERPGRLRNRTLALRTFLGLDGNGYTWKEAHEDITLIVDKMGKVLECVSLDKLEPVTTEDMLMDRAVELLEQRRFWAGIVFLGLQDGGAPSHIRLKIRMDIDDVTRTNKIKDRFWDPGPAADPFLDMRYVWGGFVYLQDLLEGAVVRVLNVSARPASIYLQQMPYPCYVDDVFLRVLNRSLPLFLTLAWIYSVALTVKGVVQEKEARLRDTMLAMGLSRSVLWTSWFISSLLPFLVSSSLLVLILKQGDILPYSHPLLVFLFLVAFAVATVCQSFLFSAAFSRANVAAACGGLLYFTLYLPYVLCVAWRDRMPPALRLAASLLSPVAFGFGCEYFSLYEEQGVGIQWHNLGRSPVAGDVYSLALSEALLLLDAGLYAAATWYIEAICPGQYGIPQPWNFPFRKSYWCGELGLVSLDPGPSKDDPQVLVEEPSPGLRVGVSLRGLVKYYPGSARPALQGLSLDFYEGHITAFLGHNGAGKTTTLSILSGLFPPTRGSALILGQDVSSNRAAVRRNLGLCPQHNVLFDILTVEEHIWFYGRLKGLSQAAVSQELPHLLQDVGLPHKRQEQTRHLSGGMQRKLSVAIAFVGGSRVVILDEPTAGVDPFSRRGIWELLLKYRQGRTVILSTHYMDEAELLGDRVAMIAGGQLRCCGSPLFLKSRLGTGYYLTLVKQRPAVLLKAGKDQDHGKLERSWNKGLENKEGNPANTTDVAQLLTLVQKLVPEVQLVEELGHEVVLTLPYAGAHNGAFGELFQELDKHLEELGISGYGISDTTLEEIFLKVAEDNGVDADPEASVFLADREGQPLRPHVPTLASARYPRMMSKEHTEENGDVAAADSAETQALHHELGSSGRVQGWALTRQQLRALFTKRFLHARRSRRGLFAQIVLPAFFVGLALFFSLIVPPFGHYPPLELHPAMYGSQVSFFSEDDPGSLRYSQLLNALLSKPGFQGTCGRNSSSLGQDCAQAAHHGFLTPPVPEAVAQVFATGNWTQQFPSPACQCSSPRARKMLPDCPEAAGGLPPPQMQIGSGDVMQNLTGRNISDYLVKTYPRVINQGLRTKKYVNEIRYGGFSLGGSSGLDLGSGPEILSTIQEFQALFYGSQNNVIQNLLRNLSAWAEGLDSQNNVKVWFNNKGWHAMVAFINVLNNGFLRAHLPPGADPETYSITTLNHPLSLTKEQLSEVTLMASSVDVLVSICVLFAMSFVPASFVLFLIEDRVSRAKHLQLLGGLPPTLYWLGNFAWDMCNYLVPAGLVVLIFLGFQQRAYVAPANLPALLLLLLLYGWSITPLMYPASFLFSVPSTAYVVLTCLNLFIGINGSVATFVLELFSNQAEGSLTWFGTKLWLMLSCAWEMSSSSPH is encoded by the exons ATGGCGTTTTGCACCCAGCTGATGTTGCTGCTTTGGAAGAATTTCACGTATCGGAGGAGAAAGCCG gtACAGCTGGTCATCGAGCTGCTGTGGCCCCTGTTCCTGTTTTTAATTCTGGTTGCTGTCCGTCAGTCCCACCCGCCCTTCGAGCACCATGAAT GCCACTTCCCCAATAAGCCACTGCCTTCGGCGGGCATGCTGCCCTGGTTCCAGGGAATCCTCTGCAACATGAACAACCCCTGCTACCGGTACCCCACGCCGGGGGAGACCCCCGGCATCCTGAACAACTTCAACGAATCCTT GATCTCCAGGCTCTTGGCTGATGCCCAGCTGGTGCTGAGCAGCCCCAATACACGTAGGACCCTTAGAAGCTTCAGGAAACTGCTGCCTTCCCTACAACCGCTCCAGGGGTCTG CCCTGCCACTCCGAAGCTACCTACTCCCAGGAGAGACCTTCTCCAAGTTCCTGCAGGAGAACACATCCCTGCCTCCGGCTCTGGCTGAGGAACTCCTGGACACCCAGCTCAGTTTGCAAGGG CTGCCTCCGGCCTTGCCTTTGCCGGACCTGGTCTGCAACGCCTCCTTACTGGGCACCTGGCTCCGCGCCTCTGACACTCTGCAGGAAGGCCTCTGTGCCCTCCCTCCGGCCGAGCTCCGAGCCCTCGGGGCCAGCTTCCTGTCCCAGGCAGACCCGGAGCGGCTGCTCGCT GCATTGAGGGCCAATCAGAGACAGCTGAGCCCTAAGGCTGTGGCCACCTTCTTGGAGGCATGGGAGGCCACCAGTAGGGAG CTTTCCACCCTGCCGGGCTTAGCAGAGCTGCGGGCAGAGTTGCGGAGGGCCCCAGGTCCAGGGGGCCCCCTGGAAGGAATATCTCGAGTCCTGTGTGGAAAGTCTAGGGATCAAGGAGCTGAAATCCCCTCCCTCAACTGGTATGAAGACAATGACCTAAAGATGGTGTTGGGCCAGGGCCGGGGAAGATCATCCTCTCCCCTGGACAACAGCACTA GTTCCTTCTGCCAGTCGCTAATTGAGTCCATGGAGGCACATCCTATATCTCGGCTTCTGTGGTGGAGACTCAAGCCCCTTGTTCTTGGCAAGATCCTGTACACTCCTGACACGCCATTCACCCAGAGAGTCATGGCCGAG GTAAACCAGACATTCCGTCAGCTGGCCCTGCTGAAGGAGCTCTATGGCCTCTGGATGGAGCTCGCACCCCAGATCACCAGCTTCATGAACAACAGCTCCGAAGTGGAGCTCCTGAAG AGGCTGCTCCAGATGCCCTCCTGGGAAGAGAGGCCGGGGCGCCTCAGGAACAGGACATTGGCCCTCCGTACCTTCCTGGGCTTAGATGGGAACGGCTACACTTGGAAGGAGGCCCATGAAGACATAACTCTGATAGTGGACAAAATGGGGAAGGTCCTGGAG TGCGTGTCTCTGGACAAGCTGGAGCCAGTGACGACCGAGGACATGCTGATGGACCGGGCCGTGGAGCTGCTGGAGCAGCGGCGCTTCTGGGCTGGGATTGTCTTCCTGGGGCTGCAGGATGGGGGGGCTCCCAGCCACATTCGCCTCAAGATCCGCATGGATATCGATGACGTCACCAGGACTAATAAAATCAAAGACAG GTTCTGGGACCCAGGCCCGGCAGCAGATCCCTTCCTGGACATGCGCTATGTGTGGGGTGGCTTTGTCTACCTTCAGGACCTTCTGGAGGGGGCAGTTGTGCGGGTGCTGAATGTCTCTGCTCGCCCTGCCAGTATCTACCTGCAGCAGATGCCCTACCCCTGCTACGTGGATGACGT GTTCCTGCGGGTGCTGAACCGGTCACTGCCCCTATTTCTGACCCTTGCGTGGATCTATTCCGTGGCCCTGACCGTGAAGGGCGTCGTTCAGGAAAAGGAAGCTCGCCTTCGGGACACCATGCTGGCCATGGGCCTGAGTCGCAGCGTTCTCTGGACCAGCTGGTTTATCAGTAGCCTCTTGCCATTCTTGGTCAGCAGCAGCCTTCTTGTTCTTATCCTCAAG CAGGGGGACATTCTCCCCTACAGCCACCCCCTCCTGGTCTTCCTCTTCCTGGTCGCCTTCGCCGTGGCCACAGTCTGCCAGAGTTTCCTGTTCAGCGCTGCCTTCTCCCGCGCCAATGTGGCGGCTGCCTGCGGGGGCCTCCTCTACTTCACCCTGTACCTGCCCTATGTGCTCTGCGTGGCCTGGAGGGACCGAATGCCCCCAGCCCTGAGGCTGGCTGCG AGCCTGCTGTCCCCGGTGGCTTTTGGCTTTGGCTGCGAGTACTTCTCCCTGTACGAGGAGCAGGGCGTGGGCATCCAGTGGCACAACCTGGGCCGCAGCCCCGTGGCCGGCGACGTCTACAGCCTGGCGCTGTCTGAGGCTCTGCTGCTCCTGGACGCCGGGCTCTATGCTGCGGCCACCTGGTACATTGAGGCCATCTGCCCCG GTCAGTATGGAATTCCTCAGCCCTGGAATTTCCCCTTCCGGAAGAGCTACTGGTGTGGAGAGCTGGGATTGGTCAGTCTGGACCCGGGCCCCTCCAAGGATGACCCTCAAG TGCTAGTGGAAGAACCATCCCCTGGGCTACGGGTGGGCGTGTCACTTCGGGGCCTGGTGAAGTACTACCCGGGCAGTGCCCGCCCTGCCCTCCAGGGGCTCAGCCTGGACTTCTACGAGGGCCACATCACTGCCTTCTTGGGCCACAATGGGGCTGGCAAGACCACAACTCT CTCCATCCTGAGCGGCCTCTTCCCCCCTACCCGGGGGTCAGCTCTCATCCTGGGCCAAGATGTCAGCTCCAACAGGGCAGCCGTGCGCCGCAACCTGGGCCTGTGCCCCCAGCACAACGTGCTCTTCGATAT TCTGACTGTAGAAGAACATATCTGGTTCTATGGGCGCCTCAAAGGGCTGAGCCAGGCAGCTGTGAGCCAAGAGCTGCCTCATCTCCTGCAGGACGTGGGGCTCCCCCACAAGCGGCAAGAGCAGACTCGGCACCTCTCTG GCGGGATGCAGAGGAAGCTGTCTGTAGCCATCGCCTTCGTGGGGGGCTCCCGAGTGGTCATCTTGGACGAACCTACCGCCGGCGTGGACCCGTTCTCCCGCCGGGGCATCTGGGAGCTGCTGCTCAAGTATCGGCAAG GTCGCACAGTGATCCTGTCCACTCACTACATGGATGAGGCAGAGCTCCTGGGAGACCGTGTGGCGATGATTGCAGGGGGGCAGCTCCGCTGCTGCGGGTCCCCCCTCTTCCTCAAGAGCCGCTTGGGCACAGGCTACTATCTGACCCTGGTGAAGCAGCGGCCGGCTGTGCTCCTCAAGGCTGGGAAG GACCAGGACCATGGCAAGCTAGAAAGGAGCTGGAACAAAGGCCTGGAAAACAAGGAGGGGAACCCAGCTAACACCACTG ACGTGGCCCAGCTGCTCACACTGGTACAGAAACTTGTTCCTGAGGTCCAGCTGGTGGAGGAGCTGGGCCATGAGGTGGTGCTGACCCTGCCTTATGCTGGTGCCCACAACGGAGCCTTTGGGGAGCTGTTTCAGGAGCTGGACAAGCACCTCGAGGAGCTTGGCATCTCAGGCTATGGGATCTCAGACACCACCCTGGAGGAG ATCTTCCTGAAGGTGGCCGAGGATAATGGCGTCGATGCAGACCCAGAAG CCTCTGTCTTCCTGGCAGACCGCGAAGGCCAGCCTCTTCGGCCGCATGTGCCTACCCTGGCTTCTGCCCGCTACCCGCGGATGATGAGCAAGGAGCACACAGAGGAGAATGGGGATGTGG CAGCGGCCGATTCTGCAGAAACACAGGCTCTGCACCACGAGCTGGGCAGCTCTGGGCGAGTGCAGGGCTGGGCCCTCACGCGGCAGCAGCTCCGGGCCCTCTTCACCAAGAGGTTCCTGCACGCTCGCCGCAGCCGCCGAGGTCTTTTTGCGCAG ATCGTGCTCCCCGCCTTCTTTGTGGGTCTGGCCCTCTTCTTCAGCCTCATCGTACCCCCATTTGGCCACTACCCACCCCTGGAGCTCCACCCAGCTATGTACGGGTCCCAGGTCTCTTTTTTCAG TGAGGATGACCCTGGAAGTCTCAGATATTCCCAGCTACTGAACGCCCTGCTGTCCAAGCCCGGCTTCCAAGGCACTTGTGGGAGGAATAGCTCAAGCCT GGGGCAGGACTGTGCCCAGGCCGCCCACCATGGCTTCTTGACGCCCCCAGTCCCCGAGGCTGTGGCTCAAGTCTTTGCTACAGGCAACTGGACCCAGCAGTTCCCATCCCCTGCCTGCCAGTGCAGCAGCCCCAGGGCCCGGAAGATGCTCCCTGACTGCCCAGAAGCAGCGGggggcctcccccctccccag ATGCAGATAGGCTCGGGAGACGTGATGCAGAATCTGACGGGAAGAAATATCTCGGACTATCTGGTTAAAACCTATCCTCGTGTCATCAACCAGGG gcTGAGGACCAAGAAGTACGTCAATGAGATTAG ATATGGAGGCTTCTCCCTGGGGGGCAGCTCTGGCTTGGACCTGGGCTCAGGGCCAGAGATCCTCAGCACCATCCAGGAGTTCCAAGCCTTATTCTACGGCTCCCAG aACAATGTGATACAGAACCTGCTACGGAATCTCAGTGCCTGGGCTGAGGGTCTGGATTCACAGAACAACGTGAAG GTCTGGTTCAACAACAAGGGATGGCATGCCATGGTGGCCTTTATCAACGTGCTGAACAATGGATTCCTGCGTGCTCACCTGCCCCCAGGGGCGGACCCCGAGACTTACAGCATCACCACTCTCAACCACCCCCTCAGCCTCACCAAGGAGCAGCTCTCCGAAGTCACCCT GATGGCCTCTTCGGTGGATGTGCTGGTGTCCATCTGCGTGCTCTTTGCCATGTCCTTCGTCCCGGCCAGCTTCGTACTCTTCCTCATCGAGGACCGAGTCAGCCGAGCCAAGCACCTACAGCTCCTAGGGGGCCTGCCCCCAACCCTCTACTGGCTGGGCAATTTTGCCTGGGACATG TGTAATTACCTGGTGCCCGCAGGCCTGGTGGTGCTCATCTTCCTGGGCTTCCAGCAGCGGGCATATGTGGCGCCAGCGAATCTGCCCgccctcctgctgctgctgctgctgtatGG ctGGTCCATCACGCCGCTCATGTACCCGGCCTCCTTCCTGTTCTCCGTGCCCAGCACAGCCTACGTGGTCCTGACCTGCCTCAACCTGTTCATCGGCATCAACGGCAGCGTGGCCACCTTTGTCCTGGAGCTCTTCTCCAACCAG GCCGAGGGCTCATTGACATGGTTCGGAACCAAGCTATGGCTGATGCTTTCCTGCGCCTGG
- the ABCA7 gene encoding phospholipid-transporting ATPase ABCA7 isoform X7, whose translation MAFCTQLMLLLWKNFTYRRRKPVQLVIELLWPLFLFLILVAVRQSHPPFEHHECHFPNKPLPSAGMLPWFQGILCNMNNPCYRYPTPGETPGILNNFNESLISRLLADAQLVLSSPNTRRTLRSFRKLLPSLQPLQGSALPLRSYLLPGETFSKFLQENTSLPPALAEELLDTQLSLQGLPPALPLPDLVCNASLLGTWLRASDTLQEGLCALPPAELRALGASFLSQADPERLLAALRANQRQLSPKAVATFLEAWEATSRELSTLPGLAELRAELRRAPGPGGPLEGISRVLCGKSRDQGAEIPSLNWYEDNDLKMVLGQGRGRSSSPLDNSTSSFCQSLIESMEAHPISRLLWWRLKPLVLGKILYTPDTPFTQRVMAEVNQTFRQLALLKELYGLWMELAPQITSFMNNSSEVELLKRLLQMPSWEERPGRLRNRTLALRTFLGLDGNGYTWKEAHEDITLIVDKMGKVLECVSLDKLEPVTTEDMLMDRAVELLEQRRFWAGIVFLGLQDGGAPSHIRLKIRMDIDDVTRTNKIKDRFWDPGPAADPFLDMRYVWGGFVYLQDLLEGAVVRVLNVSARPASIYLQQMPYPCYVDDVFLRVLNRSLPLFLTLAWIYSVALTVKGVVQEKEARLRDTMLAMGLSRSVLWTSWFISSLLPFLVSSSLLVLILKQGDILPYSHPLLVFLFLVAFAVATVCQSFLFSAAFSRANVAAACGGLLYFTLYLPYVLCVAWRDRMPPALRLAASLLSPVAFGFGCEYFSLYEEQGVGIQWHNLGRSPVAGDVYSLALSEALLLLDAGLYAAATWYIEAICPGQYGIPQPWNFPFRKSYWCGELGLVSLDPGPSKDDPQVLVEEPSPGLRVGVSLRGLVKYYPGSARPALQGLSLDFYEGHITAFLGHNGAGKTTTLSILSGLFPPTRGSALILGQDVSSNRAAVRRNLGLCPQHNVLFDILTVEEHIWFYGRLKGLSQAAVSQELPHLLQDVGLPHKRQEQTRHLSGGMQRKLSVAIAFVGGSRVVILDEPTAGVDPFSRRGIWELLLKYRQGRTVILSTHYMDEAELLGDRVAMIAGGQLRCCGSPLFLKSRLGTGYYLTLVKQRPAVLLKAGKDQDHGKLERSWNKGLENKEGNPANTTDVAQLLTLVQKLVPEVQLVEELGHEVVLTLPYAGAHNGAFGELFQELDKHLEELGISGYGISDTTLEEIFLKVAEDNGVDADPEASVFLADREGQPLRPHVPTLASARYPRMMSKEHTEENGDVAAADSAETQALHHELGSSGRVQGWALTRQQLRALFTKRFLHARRSRRGLFAQIVLPAFFVGLALFFSLIVPPFGHYPPLELHPAMYGSQVSFFSEDDPGSLRYSQLLNALLSKPGFQGTCGRNSSSLGQDCAQAAHHGFLTPPVPEAVAQVFATGNWTQQFPSPACQCSSPRARKMLPDCPEAAGGLPPPQMQIGSGDVMQNLTGRNISDYLVKTYPRVINQGLRTKKYVNEIRYGGFSLGGSSGLDLGSGPEILSTIQEFQALFYGSQNNVIQNLLRNLSAWAEGLDSQNNVKVWFNNKGWHAMVAFINVLNNGFLRAHLPPGADPETYSITTLNHPLSLTKEQLSEVTLMASSVDVLVSICVLFAMSFVPASFVLFLIEDRVSRAKHLQLLGGLPPTLYWLGNFAWDMCNYLVPAGLVVLIFLGFQQRAYVAPANLPALLLLLLLYGWSITPLMYPASFLFSVPSTAYVVLTCLNLFIGINGSVATFVLELFSNQKLKDVSWILKRVFLIFPHFCLGRGLIDMVRNQAMADAFLRLGDEQFKSPLSWELVGKNLFAMGLQGPIFLLLTLLLQHRARLLPRWSLGPQPQPREEEQEEDEDVSRERERVQQGATQGDVLVLRNLTKIYRGQKKPAVDRLCLGIPPGEHPE comes from the exons ATGGCGTTTTGCACCCAGCTGATGTTGCTGCTTTGGAAGAATTTCACGTATCGGAGGAGAAAGCCG gtACAGCTGGTCATCGAGCTGCTGTGGCCCCTGTTCCTGTTTTTAATTCTGGTTGCTGTCCGTCAGTCCCACCCGCCCTTCGAGCACCATGAAT GCCACTTCCCCAATAAGCCACTGCCTTCGGCGGGCATGCTGCCCTGGTTCCAGGGAATCCTCTGCAACATGAACAACCCCTGCTACCGGTACCCCACGCCGGGGGAGACCCCCGGCATCCTGAACAACTTCAACGAATCCTT GATCTCCAGGCTCTTGGCTGATGCCCAGCTGGTGCTGAGCAGCCCCAATACACGTAGGACCCTTAGAAGCTTCAGGAAACTGCTGCCTTCCCTACAACCGCTCCAGGGGTCTG CCCTGCCACTCCGAAGCTACCTACTCCCAGGAGAGACCTTCTCCAAGTTCCTGCAGGAGAACACATCCCTGCCTCCGGCTCTGGCTGAGGAACTCCTGGACACCCAGCTCAGTTTGCAAGGG CTGCCTCCGGCCTTGCCTTTGCCGGACCTGGTCTGCAACGCCTCCTTACTGGGCACCTGGCTCCGCGCCTCTGACACTCTGCAGGAAGGCCTCTGTGCCCTCCCTCCGGCCGAGCTCCGAGCCCTCGGGGCCAGCTTCCTGTCCCAGGCAGACCCGGAGCGGCTGCTCGCT GCATTGAGGGCCAATCAGAGACAGCTGAGCCCTAAGGCTGTGGCCACCTTCTTGGAGGCATGGGAGGCCACCAGTAGGGAG CTTTCCACCCTGCCGGGCTTAGCAGAGCTGCGGGCAGAGTTGCGGAGGGCCCCAGGTCCAGGGGGCCCCCTGGAAGGAATATCTCGAGTCCTGTGTGGAAAGTCTAGGGATCAAGGAGCTGAAATCCCCTCCCTCAACTGGTATGAAGACAATGACCTAAAGATGGTGTTGGGCCAGGGCCGGGGAAGATCATCCTCTCCCCTGGACAACAGCACTA GTTCCTTCTGCCAGTCGCTAATTGAGTCCATGGAGGCACATCCTATATCTCGGCTTCTGTGGTGGAGACTCAAGCCCCTTGTTCTTGGCAAGATCCTGTACACTCCTGACACGCCATTCACCCAGAGAGTCATGGCCGAG GTAAACCAGACATTCCGTCAGCTGGCCCTGCTGAAGGAGCTCTATGGCCTCTGGATGGAGCTCGCACCCCAGATCACCAGCTTCATGAACAACAGCTCCGAAGTGGAGCTCCTGAAG AGGCTGCTCCAGATGCCCTCCTGGGAAGAGAGGCCGGGGCGCCTCAGGAACAGGACATTGGCCCTCCGTACCTTCCTGGGCTTAGATGGGAACGGCTACACTTGGAAGGAGGCCCATGAAGACATAACTCTGATAGTGGACAAAATGGGGAAGGTCCTGGAG TGCGTGTCTCTGGACAAGCTGGAGCCAGTGACGACCGAGGACATGCTGATGGACCGGGCCGTGGAGCTGCTGGAGCAGCGGCGCTTCTGGGCTGGGATTGTCTTCCTGGGGCTGCAGGATGGGGGGGCTCCCAGCCACATTCGCCTCAAGATCCGCATGGATATCGATGACGTCACCAGGACTAATAAAATCAAAGACAG GTTCTGGGACCCAGGCCCGGCAGCAGATCCCTTCCTGGACATGCGCTATGTGTGGGGTGGCTTTGTCTACCTTCAGGACCTTCTGGAGGGGGCAGTTGTGCGGGTGCTGAATGTCTCTGCTCGCCCTGCCAGTATCTACCTGCAGCAGATGCCCTACCCCTGCTACGTGGATGACGT GTTCCTGCGGGTGCTGAACCGGTCACTGCCCCTATTTCTGACCCTTGCGTGGATCTATTCCGTGGCCCTGACCGTGAAGGGCGTCGTTCAGGAAAAGGAAGCTCGCCTTCGGGACACCATGCTGGCCATGGGCCTGAGTCGCAGCGTTCTCTGGACCAGCTGGTTTATCAGTAGCCTCTTGCCATTCTTGGTCAGCAGCAGCCTTCTTGTTCTTATCCTCAAG CAGGGGGACATTCTCCCCTACAGCCACCCCCTCCTGGTCTTCCTCTTCCTGGTCGCCTTCGCCGTGGCCACAGTCTGCCAGAGTTTCCTGTTCAGCGCTGCCTTCTCCCGCGCCAATGTGGCGGCTGCCTGCGGGGGCCTCCTCTACTTCACCCTGTACCTGCCCTATGTGCTCTGCGTGGCCTGGAGGGACCGAATGCCCCCAGCCCTGAGGCTGGCTGCG AGCCTGCTGTCCCCGGTGGCTTTTGGCTTTGGCTGCGAGTACTTCTCCCTGTACGAGGAGCAGGGCGTGGGCATCCAGTGGCACAACCTGGGCCGCAGCCCCGTGGCCGGCGACGTCTACAGCCTGGCGCTGTCTGAGGCTCTGCTGCTCCTGGACGCCGGGCTCTATGCTGCGGCCACCTGGTACATTGAGGCCATCTGCCCCG GTCAGTATGGAATTCCTCAGCCCTGGAATTTCCCCTTCCGGAAGAGCTACTGGTGTGGAGAGCTGGGATTGGTCAGTCTGGACCCGGGCCCCTCCAAGGATGACCCTCAAG TGCTAGTGGAAGAACCATCCCCTGGGCTACGGGTGGGCGTGTCACTTCGGGGCCTGGTGAAGTACTACCCGGGCAGTGCCCGCCCTGCCCTCCAGGGGCTCAGCCTGGACTTCTACGAGGGCCACATCACTGCCTTCTTGGGCCACAATGGGGCTGGCAAGACCACAACTCT CTCCATCCTGAGCGGCCTCTTCCCCCCTACCCGGGGGTCAGCTCTCATCCTGGGCCAAGATGTCAGCTCCAACAGGGCAGCCGTGCGCCGCAACCTGGGCCTGTGCCCCCAGCACAACGTGCTCTTCGATAT TCTGACTGTAGAAGAACATATCTGGTTCTATGGGCGCCTCAAAGGGCTGAGCCAGGCAGCTGTGAGCCAAGAGCTGCCTCATCTCCTGCAGGACGTGGGGCTCCCCCACAAGCGGCAAGAGCAGACTCGGCACCTCTCTG GCGGGATGCAGAGGAAGCTGTCTGTAGCCATCGCCTTCGTGGGGGGCTCCCGAGTGGTCATCTTGGACGAACCTACCGCCGGCGTGGACCCGTTCTCCCGCCGGGGCATCTGGGAGCTGCTGCTCAAGTATCGGCAAG GTCGCACAGTGATCCTGTCCACTCACTACATGGATGAGGCAGAGCTCCTGGGAGACCGTGTGGCGATGATTGCAGGGGGGCAGCTCCGCTGCTGCGGGTCCCCCCTCTTCCTCAAGAGCCGCTTGGGCACAGGCTACTATCTGACCCTGGTGAAGCAGCGGCCGGCTGTGCTCCTCAAGGCTGGGAAG GACCAGGACCATGGCAAGCTAGAAAGGAGCTGGAACAAAGGCCTGGAAAACAAGGAGGGGAACCCAGCTAACACCACTG ACGTGGCCCAGCTGCTCACACTGGTACAGAAACTTGTTCCTGAGGTCCAGCTGGTGGAGGAGCTGGGCCATGAGGTGGTGCTGACCCTGCCTTATGCTGGTGCCCACAACGGAGCCTTTGGGGAGCTGTTTCAGGAGCTGGACAAGCACCTCGAGGAGCTTGGCATCTCAGGCTATGGGATCTCAGACACCACCCTGGAGGAG ATCTTCCTGAAGGTGGCCGAGGATAATGGCGTCGATGCAGACCCAGAAG CCTCTGTCTTCCTGGCAGACCGCGAAGGCCAGCCTCTTCGGCCGCATGTGCCTACCCTGGCTTCTGCCCGCTACCCGCGGATGATGAGCAAGGAGCACACAGAGGAGAATGGGGATGTGG CAGCGGCCGATTCTGCAGAAACACAGGCTCTGCACCACGAGCTGGGCAGCTCTGGGCGAGTGCAGGGCTGGGCCCTCACGCGGCAGCAGCTCCGGGCCCTCTTCACCAAGAGGTTCCTGCACGCTCGCCGCAGCCGCCGAGGTCTTTTTGCGCAG ATCGTGCTCCCCGCCTTCTTTGTGGGTCTGGCCCTCTTCTTCAGCCTCATCGTACCCCCATTTGGCCACTACCCACCCCTGGAGCTCCACCCAGCTATGTACGGGTCCCAGGTCTCTTTTTTCAG TGAGGATGACCCTGGAAGTCTCAGATATTCCCAGCTACTGAACGCCCTGCTGTCCAAGCCCGGCTTCCAAGGCACTTGTGGGAGGAATAGCTCAAGCCT GGGGCAGGACTGTGCCCAGGCCGCCCACCATGGCTTCTTGACGCCCCCAGTCCCCGAGGCTGTGGCTCAAGTCTTTGCTACAGGCAACTGGACCCAGCAGTTCCCATCCCCTGCCTGCCAGTGCAGCAGCCCCAGGGCCCGGAAGATGCTCCCTGACTGCCCAGAAGCAGCGGggggcctcccccctccccag ATGCAGATAGGCTCGGGAGACGTGATGCAGAATCTGACGGGAAGAAATATCTCGGACTATCTGGTTAAAACCTATCCTCGTGTCATCAACCAGGG gcTGAGGACCAAGAAGTACGTCAATGAGATTAG ATATGGAGGCTTCTCCCTGGGGGGCAGCTCTGGCTTGGACCTGGGCTCAGGGCCAGAGATCCTCAGCACCATCCAGGAGTTCCAAGCCTTATTCTACGGCTCCCAG aACAATGTGATACAGAACCTGCTACGGAATCTCAGTGCCTGGGCTGAGGGTCTGGATTCACAGAACAACGTGAAG GTCTGGTTCAACAACAAGGGATGGCATGCCATGGTGGCCTTTATCAACGTGCTGAACAATGGATTCCTGCGTGCTCACCTGCCCCCAGGGGCGGACCCCGAGACTTACAGCATCACCACTCTCAACCACCCCCTCAGCCTCACCAAGGAGCAGCTCTCCGAAGTCACCCT GATGGCCTCTTCGGTGGATGTGCTGGTGTCCATCTGCGTGCTCTTTGCCATGTCCTTCGTCCCGGCCAGCTTCGTACTCTTCCTCATCGAGGACCGAGTCAGCCGAGCCAAGCACCTACAGCTCCTAGGGGGCCTGCCCCCAACCCTCTACTGGCTGGGCAATTTTGCCTGGGACATG TGTAATTACCTGGTGCCCGCAGGCCTGGTGGTGCTCATCTTCCTGGGCTTCCAGCAGCGGGCATATGTGGCGCCAGCGAATCTGCCCgccctcctgctgctgctgctgctgtatGG ctGGTCCATCACGCCGCTCATGTACCCGGCCTCCTTCCTGTTCTCCGTGCCCAGCACAGCCTACGTGGTCCTGACCTGCCTCAACCTGTTCATCGGCATCAACGGCAGCGTGGCCACCTTTGTCCTGGAGCTCTTCTCCAACCAG AAACTGAAGGATGTGAGCTGGATTCTGAAGAgggttttcctgattttcccgCATTTCTGCCTAGGCCGAGGGCTCATTGACATGGTTCGGAACCAAGCTATGGCTGATGCTTTCCTGCGCCTGG